A genomic segment from Streptomyces sp. NBC_00237 encodes:
- a CDS encoding MBL fold metallo-hydrolase, with protein sequence MAQPLPDLPATLPDQPDDWTEPGAHLVHPGVYRIPLPLPLEGLNAVNVYLVEDREGPVLIDSGWAGPETEKALAEALRPLGHGLGDLAQILVTHAHWDHYTQALVLRESLGVRVRIGRGERHSIEGLDLSRGAHPEQVAQLRSCGARELADAVAAMPVTEEEWAMPFGPPDAWLDDLEEVPLTERKLKVLATPGHTRGHVVFGDPAAGLLFAGDHVLPHITPSIGFEHSPERSPLRSYQQSLCLVRELPDALLLPAHGPVTTSTHTRVDELLAHHEERLDAVIREVRKGARSAHDVARALPWTRRLRRLDDLPGQHRMLAILEIDAHLEVLAETGVLCWATVDGVRHFALAG encoded by the coding sequence ATGGCACAACCCCTCCCCGACCTGCCCGCCACCCTCCCCGACCAGCCCGACGACTGGACGGAACCCGGTGCCCACCTCGTGCACCCGGGTGTGTACCGGATTCCGCTCCCCCTTCCGCTGGAAGGTCTGAACGCGGTCAACGTCTACCTCGTCGAGGACCGGGAGGGCCCCGTCCTCATCGACTCCGGCTGGGCGGGCCCGGAGACCGAGAAGGCCCTCGCCGAGGCCCTGCGCCCCCTGGGGCACGGACTCGGCGACCTCGCCCAGATCCTGGTGACGCACGCCCACTGGGACCACTACACACAGGCACTGGTCCTGCGCGAATCCCTCGGCGTCCGCGTACGGATCGGCCGGGGCGAGCGGCACTCCATCGAGGGCCTCGACCTGAGCCGGGGCGCCCACCCCGAACAGGTGGCCCAGCTCCGCTCCTGCGGCGCGCGCGAACTCGCGGACGCCGTGGCCGCGATGCCGGTGACCGAGGAGGAGTGGGCGATGCCGTTCGGCCCGCCGGACGCCTGGCTGGACGACCTGGAGGAAGTACCGCTCACCGAGAGGAAGTTGAAGGTACTGGCGACTCCGGGGCACACCCGGGGGCACGTCGTCTTCGGCGATCCGGCGGCCGGGCTCCTCTTCGCGGGCGACCACGTACTGCCGCACATCACCCCGTCGATCGGCTTCGAACACAGTCCGGAGCGCTCGCCGCTCCGCTCGTACCAGCAATCCCTGTGTCTCGTACGGGAGTTGCCGGACGCGCTGCTCCTCCCCGCCCACGGCCCGGTGACCACGAGCACGCACACCCGTGTCGACGAACTCCTCGCGCACCACGAGGAACGTCTCGACGCGGTGATCCGCGAGGTCCGCAAGGGCGCACGGAGTGCGCACGACGTGGCCCGCGCCCTTCCGTGGACCCGCCGCCTGCGCCGTCTGGACGACCTTCCCGGCCAGCACCGGATGCTGGCGATCCTGGAGATCGACGCGCATCTGGAGGTGCTCGCGGAGACGGGGGTGCTGTGCTGGGCCACGGTGGACGGGGTACGTCACTTCGCGCTCGCGGGGTGA